CTCAATACATCTAAATAAGAAACAATCTTCCATTAATCATTAGATGGTTCAATGCCCTTTGGAGTCAAAAATACAAATATATTCTTATAATCAGGATAGTTTTTCTCTACATAATTTTGATACTTTTTTAATTGGTTTGTTGATTCTGAAGCATCTATTTTATTTTCAATACACACTACTAATTTATTGCTATCTGATACTAACAAAAGGTCAATATTTCCCTTCTCTCTATATATTAACGTATCATTATAATTAGATAATGCCACATCAAAATAAGAAACATCCGTATTCTTTGTCATCCCACTAGTTAAAGATGTTTTCAAAAAATCTTTTATAAAATCGTCAGCATATCCGTGATTTTCTTTTGGATTAAATAAAAAGGATAAAAAATTACTATGTCGTATTTCATTTCTAGATAATTTCAATATACTAAAAATATTAGTGAGATTAATCCACTTATATAATTCATCTTCAATAAAGTCGAGGTCTTCAACTAATGATTGTAACTTTATTTTCATATGACTATGATTTTCCAATTTTTTATCTCCTTTATGATAAGCATATTTAAAACTGTTCCTTTTATTATATATAACTAGTTACACAAAAAAACACCCTCCAGTTTCCTAGAGGGTGCTCTACGTCCGAACAGTTTTAATTCCATTAGAATAAGCTATATTTAATCGTTAATTATTTGTTTTTTAAGTTGTAGAAAGATTTCAAACCTTTGTATTCAGCAACTTCGCCTAATTGGTCTTCAATACGTAATAATTGGTTGTATTTAGCAATACGGTCAGTACGAGAAAGAGAACCAGTTTTGATTTGTCCAGCGTTTGTTGCAACTGCGATGTCAGCAATTGTTGAATCTTCAGTTTCACCAGAACGGTGAGATACAACAGCTGTAAATCCAGCTTCTTTAGCCATTTCGATAGCATCAAATGTTTCTGTTAATGTACCAATTTGGTTAACTTTGATTAAGATTGAGTTACTTACGCCCATTTCAATACCACGAGAAAGGATTTCAGTGTTTGTAACGAATAAATCGTCACCAACTAATTGAACTTTTTCGCCTAAGCGTTCAGTCAATAGTTTCCAACCATCCCAATCGTTTTCATCCATACCATCTTCAATAGTAATGATTGGGTATTTGTTAACTAATTCTTCTAAGTAATCTACTTGTTCAGCAGCAGTACGTTTTGCAGCACCTTCGCCTTCAAATTTAGTATAGTCATATACGCCATTTTCGTAGAATTCTGATGAAGCACAGTCAAATCCAATCATGATGTCTTTTCCTGGTACAAATCCTGCAGCTTTGATTGCTTCTAAGATTGTTTCAACACCGTCTTCAGTTCCTTCAAAACGAGGTGCAAATCCACCTTCATCACCAACAGAAGTTTCTAATCCACGAGATTTTAAGATTTTAGCTAATGCGTGGAATACTTCAGCACCCCAACGTAAAGCTTCTTTAAATGTAGGAGCTCCTACAGGGACAATCATAAATTCTTGGAATGCGATTGGTGCATCAGAGTGAGAACCACCATTAATGATGTTCATCATTGGAGTAGGTAATACTTTAGTATTAAATCCTCCTAAGTAATGGTATAAAGGTACTTCTAAGTAATCAGCTGCAGCGCGAGCACATGCAATTGACACACCTAAAATAGCGTTAGCTCCTAATTTACCTTTGTTTGGAGTTCCATCTAATTCGATCATACGACGGTCAATAGCCATTTGGTCTCTTACGTCATATCCAATTAATTCTTCTGCGATGATGTTATTTACGTTATCAACAGCTTTTAAAACACCTTTACCTAAATAACGAGATTTATCTCCATCACGTAATTCAACAGCTTCGTGTTCACCAGTTGATGCACCAGAAGGCACCATACCGCGACCAAAAGCACCACTTTCTGTGTAAACTTCTACTTCAATAGTTGGGTTACCACGTGAATCTAAGACTTCGCGAGCATAAATATCTGTAATAATTGACATTAACATTTCTCTCCTTTAGGAATATCGTTTTTATAGCTACGGAAGGAATCTTCCATAAACATTGTACCATTTTCACGACTACTTTCAAATAAAAGCACGTGAATTATTTAATTAATGACTCACCTGTCATCTCTTCAGGTTTTTCAATACCTAATAAGTCTAACATTGTAGGAGCCACATCTGCCAAGCGGCCACCATCTCTAAGAGTTACGCCAGCTTTTGTCACAATGACAGGAACTGGAACAGTTGTATGAGCTGTATGTGGGTTTCCTTCTGGTGTTGTCATTGTTTCTGAGTTACCATGGTCAGCAAAAATGATTGCTGCGCCACCTTTAGCGATAATCGCATCTACTACTTTACCTAAACATTCATCCACAGCTTCAATTGCTTTGATTGCTGCTTCTAAAATACCTGAATGACCTACCATATCAGGGTTAGCAAAGTTTAAGATAATCGCATCATGTTTGTCTGCTTTAATATCTGCAAGTAATGCATCTGTGACTTCATAAGCACTCATTTCAGGTTTCAAGTCATATGTTTCAACTTTAGGTGAGTTGATTAAAATACGACTTTCACCTGGAAATTCTTCGTTACGTCCACCATTCATGAAGAATGTTACATGAGGGTATTTTTCAGTTTCAGCAATTCTTAATTGTTTTAAGCCTGCATCTGATAATACTTCCCCTATCACATTTTTCATTTCAATTGGTGGAAATGCTACTTCTGCTACAATGCTTGGATTATATAAAGTCATTGTCACAAATTTAACATTTTCAGGATGATTTTTACGTTCAAAGTGTTTCCACTCTTTATCAGTGAAAGCATTTGATAATTGAATCGCACGATCTGGTCTAAAGTTAAAGAAAATAACAGAGTCATTGTCTTTTACTTGTCCGACTGGTTTGCCGTTTTCTTCAATCACAACTGGCACTAAGAACTCATCATTTACTTTATTGTCATAAGATTCTTGGATAGCTTGTAATGGATCAGTCGCTTTCACGCCGATACCATCAACAATTGCTTCATAAGCTTTTGCTACACGTTCCCAACGTTTATCTCTATCCATTGCATAGAAACGTCCAGAAACTGTCGCAACTTTTCCGTAATCTAATTCTTTCATCACTTTAAGCAATTCTTCCATATAGCCATAAGCTGAAGTTGGTGCTACGTCACGACCATCTAAGAAAGCATGTACGTAAGTTTCTTTTACGCCGCTATCTTTTGCCATTTTTAAAAGGGCATATAAATGGTTTTGATGACTATGAACCCCACCATCAGATAATAGACCAAATAAATGAAGCGCAGAATCATTGTCTAACGCATGTTGAATCCCGTTATTTAGGGCAACATTTGTTTGAAACTCTTTGTCTTCGATTGCTTTGTCGATACGAGTTAAACTTTGATAAACTATACGGCCCGCACCAATATTAGTGTGTCCAACTTCAGAGTTTCCCATTTGACCATCAGGTAATCCTACATCTAAACCAGATGCTTTTAATGTGTTGTGAGGATAGTTATTCCAATAACGATCAAAGTTAGGTGTGTTCGCTTGTGCAACAGCATTACCTGTAACTTCATCACGTTTACCATAACCATCTAATATAATAATTGCTACTGGTGCTTTTTCCATATTAGTTTAATGCCTCCAATAATGCTAAGAATGAATCAGGTTGTAAGCTTGCGCCACCTACAAGTGCGCCGTCAACATTTTCTTTAGCCATGTATTCAGCGATATTTTCAGGTTTAACTGATCCACCATATTGAATACGAACTTTTCCAGCTACGTCATCGGAATAAAGATCTGCCACTGTTTGACGAACAACGCCACAGATATCATCAGCGATTGTTGCATCAGCAGATTTACCAGTTCCAATAGCCCAGATTGGTTCATAAGCAATAACTAAGTTAGATACTTGGTCCGCTGTTAACCCTTCTAATGCTGCTGTAATTTGTCCTTTAATCCATTCAGCAGTTTTACCTGCTTCATAAGTTTCTAAAGATTCACCACAACATACGATTGGCGTCATGTTGTGTGCGATGATTGCTTTTGCTTTTTTATTGATATCTTCGTCTGTTTCGTGGAAATACTCACGACGTTCAGAGTGACCAATAATCACATAGTCAATACCTAAATCTTCTAGAGCTGCTGGAGATGTTTCACCAGTAAATGCTCCATTGTCTTCAAAGTAACAGTTTTGTGCAGCAATTTTTAAATCAGTTCCTTTAGCAATATCAACTAAATCTGTTAAAAATAAAGTTGGTGCGCCAATAACTGAATCCACCACATCGTTACTAGGGATTTTATTTTTTACTGCTTCAGCGAACTCACGAGCTTCTGAAACAGTTTTATTCATTTTCCAGTTTCCTGCAATAATTGGTTTACGCATGTTCTCGACTCCTTATTAGTCTTATTTATCTGAAATAGATTCTACACCTGGTAATTTTTTACCTTCAAGGTATTCAAGTGATGCTCCACCACCTGTTGAGATATGTGTAAATTTATCAGCAAAACCTAATTGGATTGCAGCAGCTGCTGAATCTCCACCACCAATAATAGTAGTAGCATCTTTTAAGTTTGCGATAGCTTCACAGACACCAATTGTCCCTTTAGCAAATGTAGGTAATTCAAAGACTCCCATTGGACCATTCCATACAACTGTTTTAGCACCTTGTAATTCTTTAGTGAATAATTTAATTGTTTTTGGACCAATATCTAATCCTTCTAAGTTATCTGGAATATTATTTTCATGAATTTCAGTTGGCGCATCATTATCGAAGTCTGCTGCACAAACAGTATCCACTGGTAAAATAATTTTTCCAGCTGCTTTTTCAAGTAATTCTTTAGCTAAATCAACTTTATCTGGTTCACAAATTGATTTACCGATATTTTTGCCTTGAGCTTTGTAGAATGTATAAGTCATCCCACCACCAATTAAAATTTTATCAGCTTTCTCAATTAAATTTTCGATAACACCAATTTTATCAGACACTTTTGCTCCACCTAAAATAGCCACAAATGGACGTTTAGGTTCATCAACAGCGCCACCGATAAATTTGATTTCTTTTTCCATTAAGTAACCTGCAGCTGAAGGTAAGTTAGATGCAATACCAACATTTGAAGCATGAGCTCTATGAGCTGTACCAAATGCATCATTTACATAAACATCACCTAAAGAAGCCCAATATTTACCTAATTCTGGATCATTTTTGCTTTCTTTTTTACCATCAATATCTTCAAAGCGAGTGTTTTCAACAACCAACACATCTCCATCTTTCATTTCACTGATAGCTTTTTCAAGTTCAGCTCCACGTGTTTGGGGAACGAAAGAAACTGGTTTGTCTAGTAATTCTGATAGGCGAGCAGCAACTGGTTGTAATGATTTACCTTCTTTATCCTCTTCAGTTTTTACACGACCTAAATGAGAGAAAAGAATTGCTTTTCCACCATGTTCAATAACATAATTAATTGTTGGTAAAGCAGCAATTATACGGTTATCATTTGTAATTTCTCCATCTTTAATAGGGACATTAAAATCAACACGTATTAAGACTTTTTTACCATTTAATTCTAAATCTTCAACTGTTCTTTTTGCCATGCTTGTTGACGCCTCCTTATGAATTAACAAAAAAAGCGAGAAAGCGCGATAGCTTCCCCGCTTCGATAATCTTGATAGGGTGTATTAAATTAAGCTAATGATGCAAAGTATTGTAAAGTACGAACTAATTGAGCAGTGTATGACATTTCGTTATCATACCAAGAAACAGTTTTAACTAATTGTTTGTCGCCAACTGTCATTACTTTAGTTTGAGTTGCATCAAATAATGATCCGTAAGTCATACCAACGATATCAGAAGATACGATTGGGTCGATTGTATAACCGTAAGATTCGTTAGCAGCTTTTTCCATTGCTTCGTTAACTTCTTCAACAGTAACTTGTTTGTCTAAAACTGTTACTAATTCAGTTAAAGAACCAGTTGCAACAGGAACACGTTGAGCAGCTCCGTCTAATTTTCCATTTAATTCTGGAATAACTAAACCAATTGCTTTAGCAGCACCAGTTGTATTAGGTACGATGTTTTCAGCAGCTGCACGGGCACGACGGAAATCACCTTTTGGATGTGGTCCATCTAATGTCATTTGGTCACCAGTGTATGCGTGAATTGTTGTCATTAATCCTTCAACAATACCAAAGTTTTTATTTAAAGCGTCTGCCATTGGAGCAAGACAGTTTGTTGTACATGAAGCTCCAGAAATAACTGTTTCTTTACCAGTTAAGATTTCATGGTTAGTGTTATAAACGATTGTTGGAACGTCATTTCCACCAGGAGCAGAGATAACAACACGTTTAGCACCAGCTTGTAAATGTAATTCTGCTTTTTCTTTAGATGTAAAGAATCCAGTACATTCTAAAACGATGTCTACGCCTAATTCTCCCCATGGTAATTCAGCTGGGTTAGCGTTAGCAGTTACTTTAACTTCTTTTCCGTTTACTTTGAAAAATCCATCATGAACTTCAACGTCACCATTGAAACGTCCTTGAGTTGTATCATATTTTAATAAATGAGCTAACATTTGTGCATCTGTTAAGTCGTTGATTGCTACAACTTCTAATCCTTCAACTTCTTGAATACGGCGGAATGCTAAGCGTCCGATACGTCCAAAACCATTAATACCTACTTTAACTGTCATGTGAGATTTCCTCCTTTAGAAAATCGAAAAAATTTATTTATTTTAAAGAGTCTCCTCTTTTAAAATCTGTTTTGCTGCTCCCTCATCTGTGAGTAACCACGTCTGCTTAGGGGCATTTTTGATGTATGCCTCTATTGCCTTAGCTTTTGTTTTACCACCTGCTACAGCAATAACATACGGTATTTTTTGAAGATCTTTCATTTGAAGACCGATTCGAGGTATTTTATAGACGACCTCTCCGTCTTTATCAAAGAAATACCCGAATGACTCAGCAACAGCTCCATTGTTAGAAAGCATTGCTAAATCACTTGCACTCATATTACGACGTTTTGCCATATGCAGTGCTCGTCCAATACTGTGAATCACAACATTTGATCTAGATATCAACTCTAATACTCGTTGGACGGTAGGCTCGTGAAGTAATAACTCATATGTTTCCGAACTAACTTGCTCTGGAACATACAATACTTTAAACTCACCACCAGTTTGTTCTGCCATTGTGGCACTTATTGAATTAGCTTGAGTTTGAATGGTTTCACCAATTCCTCCTCTTGCTGGAACAAAAATATTATGTCTTTCTGGTGTCTCTAATTTGTACATGCATCGACTAACTGTTGCCATTGTTGTCCCACCCATAACGGCAATAATATTTTCACCATCAGGTAAACGTGTTGAAAGAATATCAGAGATAACCTCGCCAAACTTTTCTAACACTTTGCTTTCAGCATCACTATCGCCAGGCGTAATCAAACACCTCTCAATACCAAGCTTACTTGCTAATTTTTTTTCAAGGACGCGATTGCCCGTTTGCTCTGCCATGACTATTTCTAAATCACTATAAAGACTTAATCCTTTTTCACTAAGCGACATTCCAATTTTAGACACATCAATCAAATTCAATTGTTTTAATACTTCTGTTTCACTTCGAAGTATTCGTTCAGTTAAATTTACCTTTTCAGATAATTTTCTACGTCCAACTGGTTGATTCCAATAAATGTTTCGCATAATACGAAATCGTTGTTCAATCACTTGAATCATGTCAGGAGCAATCTGTTCAATAATATCAAAATCATTGCTCATAGATAATACTCCTCAACTCAAGGGACAATTTCAGTCCAACATAGACTTTTTTTGACCCACGTATTGTATTTTGATAGGGTTGAGTCAAAATAACTTTTATTTTGTCCAACCCTTACACGCTTATAATAACAAGTCTTGGTGAATAATACAAGTCTGATACTCAAACTTTCTCTTAATTATCAAATCTTTTTCGCATAGAAGATGACTGAATTCCTAATTCCTCACGGTATTTAGCGACTGTTCTTCGAGAAATTTGAATATTTTTTTCTTTTAATAAATCAACAATTTTTTGATCAGATAATGGTTTGGCTTTATTTTCTTCTTTAATAATTATTTCAATTAACTGTTTAACATTATTTGTACCAATCACTTCGTTTGAATTTTTTTGTTCTAATCCTGTTGAAAAAAAACTTCTTAGTTCAAATACACCAAAATCTGTTGTTAAATATTTTCCATTAACAGCTCGACTAATAGTTGATTCATGAAGCGATAGTTCCTCTGCCACACTTTTCAACTTCATGGGAGTAAGTGGGTGGTCAGATTCTATAAAGAACGCTGATTGTTTTTTAACAATTTCTTCTCCTACTCGTAAAATTGTATTTCCACGTTGCTCCAATGATTTTTTTAACCATTCAAATTCACTTTTTTTATCATTTAAATATTTTTTGACTTCGTCTCCACCTTGATGAGACATTTTTTCAAAATACGTTGTTTGAAAGCTAATATTTGGCTTTCCTACTTTAGTAGATACAATAGAAATGGAATTATCTGTTCTATCTACTTTGACTTCTAAATCTGGGTAAATAATATTATCTTCGTCTGAATGAAACAGTGATCCTGGATTTGGATGTAATTTTTGAATATAGTCAAAAATTTCTTGAATCGCCACTAATGAAATCCCTAACTTTTTTTCAATCTTTTGCCATTTTCTATTGGCTAATTCATCAAAATATTCTTCCAATACTAAGTAAGCTTGGTTAGGAGCATTGTCATCTCTTTCTATTTGTAACATAAGACATTCTTGTAGATTTCTAGCACCAACACCAGCGGGTTCAAGCATCTGAATAAGTGTCAATGCATCTAGCACTTCTATATAAGTCACTTGCTTTAACTTCATCGCTTCCTCTATTGAAATTGTTAAATACCCATTTGTATCAATAAACTCAACAAGAAATAAACTAAGACTTCTCAACGCTGTATCTCGATAATTCAAATGGATTTGTTCAATCAAATAATGGAACAATGATTGGGTCGTTTCTGGAATCTGATTTATCCAATCCGTTTTTCTATCACTTTTTGACACATCATAATCTTTAGGCACTAAGTATTGATCATCCATCTCGAAAACGGATACATCAATCAGCGGATTCTCTAACATTTTGTCATTTAAAAAAGAAAGTAAGTCTTCTGTACCATACTGCAGTATCTTAATGGATTGTTGTAATTGTTGGGTCATGGCTAATTTTTGAGTCTGAACTTGGCTTTGACCCTGTCTAACATGTTGCGACATTTTCATCAGCTTTTCCTCCTTTTCATCTTGCTATTTATGTTTTTTTTGGTAAACTAATAAAAGTAGATGCGCCCTTAGTGTAGTGGATATCACGCAAGATTCCGGTTCTTGAGACGGGGGTTCGATTCCCTTAGGGCGTGTTACTTTCTTTTTAAAAGAAGTATATCATATTTTATCATACTATTTTGAAGGACGTAGGTCCTTTTTATTTACTTTTTATTCTTTTGACCTTTTTTGACTAAAAT
This genomic stretch from Vagococcus sp. CY52-2 harbors:
- the tpiA gene encoding triose-phosphate isomerase, with the protein product MRKPIIAGNWKMNKTVSEAREFAEAVKNKIPSNDVVDSVIGAPTLFLTDLVDIAKGTDLKIAAQNCYFEDNGAFTGETSPAALEDLGIDYVIIGHSERREYFHETDEDINKKAKAIIAHNMTPIVCCGESLETYEAGKTAEWIKGQITAALEGLTADQVSNLVIAYEPIWAIGTGKSADATIADDICGVVRQTVADLYSDDVAGKVRIQYGGSVKPENIAEYMAKENVDGALVGGASLQPDSFLALLEALN
- the pgk gene encoding phosphoglycerate kinase, giving the protein MAKRTVEDLELNGKKVLIRVDFNVPIKDGEITNDNRIIAALPTINYVIEHGGKAILFSHLGRVKTEEDKEGKSLQPVAARLSELLDKPVSFVPQTRGAELEKAISEMKDGDVLVVENTRFEDIDGKKESKNDPELGKYWASLGDVYVNDAFGTAHRAHASNVGIASNLPSAAGYLMEKEIKFIGGAVDEPKRPFVAILGGAKVSDKIGVIENLIEKADKILIGGGMTYTFYKAQGKNIGKSICEPDKVDLAKELLEKAAGKIILPVDTVCAADFDNDAPTEIHENNIPDNLEGLDIGPKTIKLFTKELQGAKTVVWNGPMGVFELPTFAKGTIGVCEAIANLKDATTIIGGGDSAAAAIQLGFADKFTHISTGGGASLEYLEGKKLPGVESISDK
- the gpmI gene encoding 2,3-bisphosphoglycerate-independent phosphoglycerate mutase, producing MEKAPVAIIILDGYGKRDEVTGNAVAQANTPNFDRYWNNYPHNTLKASGLDVGLPDGQMGNSEVGHTNIGAGRIVYQSLTRIDKAIEDKEFQTNVALNNGIQHALDNDSALHLFGLLSDGGVHSHQNHLYALLKMAKDSGVKETYVHAFLDGRDVAPTSAYGYMEELLKVMKELDYGKVATVSGRFYAMDRDKRWERVAKAYEAIVDGIGVKATDPLQAIQESYDNKVNDEFLVPVVIEENGKPVGQVKDNDSVIFFNFRPDRAIQLSNAFTDKEWKHFERKNHPENVKFVTMTLYNPSIVAEVAFPPIEMKNVIGEVLSDAGLKQLRIAETEKYPHVTFFMNGGRNEEFPGESRILINSPKVETYDLKPEMSAYEVTDALLADIKADKHDAIILNFANPDMVGHSGILEAAIKAIEAVDECLGKVVDAIIAKGGAAIIFADHGNSETMTTPEGNPHTAHTTVPVPVIVTKAGVTLRDGGRLADVAPTMLDLLGIEKPEEMTGESLIK
- a CDS encoding sugar-binding transcriptional regulator encodes the protein MSNDFDIIEQIAPDMIQVIEQRFRIMRNIYWNQPVGRRKLSEKVNLTERILRSETEVLKQLNLIDVSKIGMSLSEKGLSLYSDLEIVMAEQTGNRVLEKKLASKLGIERCLITPGDSDAESKVLEKFGEVISDILSTRLPDGENIIAVMGGTTMATVSRCMYKLETPERHNIFVPARGGIGETIQTQANSISATMAEQTGGEFKVLYVPEQVSSETYELLLHEPTVQRVLELISRSNVVIHSIGRALHMAKRRNMSASDLAMLSNNGAVAESFGYFFDKDGEVVYKIPRIGLQMKDLQKIPYVIAVAGGKTKAKAIEAYIKNAPKQTWLLTDEGAAKQILKEETL
- the rpoN gene encoding RNA polymerase factor sigma-54: MKMSQHVRQGQSQVQTQKLAMTQQLQQSIKILQYGTEDLLSFLNDKMLENPLIDVSVFEMDDQYLVPKDYDVSKSDRKTDWINQIPETTQSLFHYLIEQIHLNYRDTALRSLSLFLVEFIDTNGYLTISIEEAMKLKQVTYIEVLDALTLIQMLEPAGVGARNLQECLMLQIERDDNAPNQAYLVLEEYFDELANRKWQKIEKKLGISLVAIQEIFDYIQKLHPNPGSLFHSDEDNIIYPDLEVKVDRTDNSISIVSTKVGKPNISFQTTYFEKMSHQGGDEVKKYLNDKKSEFEWLKKSLEQRGNTILRVGEEIVKKQSAFFIESDHPLTPMKLKSVAEELSLHESTISRAVNGKYLTTDFGVFELRSFFSTGLEQKNSNEVIGTNNVKQLIEIIIKEENKAKPLSDQKIVDLLKEKNIQISRRTVAKYREELGIQSSSMRKRFDN
- the gap gene encoding type I glyceraldehyde-3-phosphate dehydrogenase, producing the protein MTVKVGINGFGRIGRLAFRRIQEVEGLEVVAINDLTDAQMLAHLLKYDTTQGRFNGDVEVHDGFFKVNGKEVKVTANANPAELPWGELGVDIVLECTGFFTSKEKAELHLQAGAKRVVISAPGGNDVPTIVYNTNHEILTGKETVISGASCTTNCLAPMADALNKNFGIVEGLMTTIHAYTGDQMTLDGPHPKGDFRRARAAAENIVPNTTGAAKAIGLVIPELNGKLDGAAQRVPVATGSLTELVTVLDKQVTVEEVNEAMEKAANESYGYTIDPIVSSDIVGMTYGSLFDATQTKVMTVGDKQLVKTVSWYDNEMSYTAQLVRTLQYFASLA
- the eno gene encoding surface-displayed alpha-enolase gives rise to the protein MSIITDIYAREVLDSRGNPTIEVEVYTESGAFGRGMVPSGASTGEHEAVELRDGDKSRYLGKGVLKAVDNVNNIIAEELIGYDVRDQMAIDRRMIELDGTPNKGKLGANAILGVSIACARAAADYLEVPLYHYLGGFNTKVLPTPMMNIINGGSHSDAPIAFQEFMIVPVGAPTFKEALRWGAEVFHALAKILKSRGLETSVGDEGGFAPRFEGTEDGVETILEAIKAAGFVPGKDIMIGFDCASSEFYENGVYDYTKFEGEGAAKRTAAEQVDYLEELVNKYPIITIEDGMDENDWDGWKLLTERLGEKVQLVGDDLFVTNTEILSRGIEMGVSNSILIKVNQIGTLTETFDAIEMAKEAGFTAVVSHRSGETEDSTIADIAVATNAGQIKTGSLSRTDRIAKYNQLLRIEDQLGEVAEYKGLKSFYNLKNK
- a CDS encoding PD-(D/E)XK nuclease family protein encodes the protein MENHSHMKIKLQSLVEDLDFIEDELYKWINLTNIFSILKLSRNEIRHSNFLSFLFNPKENHGYADDFIKDFLKTSLTSGMTKNTDVSYFDVALSNYNDTLIYREKGNIDLLLVSDSNKLVVCIENKIDASESTNQLKKYQNYVEKNYPDYKNIFVFLTPKGIEPSND